One Fusobacterium nucleatum genomic window carries:
- the cysS gene encoding cysteine--tRNA ligase — MIKIYNTLTGHLDEFKPLKENEVSMYVCGPTVYNYIHIGNARPAIFFDTVRRYLEYRGYKVTYVQNFTDVDDKMINKANIENVSIKEIAERYIKAYFEDTSKINLKEDGMIRPKATENINEMIEIIKSLVDKGYAYESNGDVYFEVKKYRDGYGELSKQNIEDLESGARIDVNEIKRDALDFALWKASKPNEPSWDSPWGKGRPGWHIECSAMSRKYLGDSFDIHGGGLDLIFPHHENERAQSKCGCGGTFARYWMHNGYININGQKMSKSSGSFVLLRDILKYFEGRVIRLFVLGSHYRKPMEFSDTELNQTKSSLERIENTLKRIKELDRENIKGIDDCQELLATKKEMEAKFIEAMDEDFNTAQALGHIFELVKAVNKTLDEVSISEKGLEVIDEVYSYLVMIIQDVLGVQLKLEVEVNNISADLIELILELRRNAREEKNWILSDKIRDRLLELGIKIKDGKDKTTWTM; from the coding sequence ATGATAAAAATTTATAATACACTGACAGGGCATTTAGATGAATTTAAGCCATTGAAAGAGAATGAGGTATCAATGTATGTCTGTGGACCAACAGTGTATAATTATATTCATATAGGAAATGCAAGACCTGCTATTTTCTTTGACACAGTTAGAAGATATCTGGAATATAGAGGTTATAAAGTAACTTATGTCCAAAATTTTACTGATGTTGATGATAAGATGATAAATAAGGCTAATATAGAAAATGTTTCAATAAAAGAAATAGCAGAAAGATATATAAAAGCATATTTTGAAGATACTTCAAAAATAAATTTAAAAGAAGATGGTATGATAAGACCTAAAGCAACTGAAAATATTAATGAGATGATAGAAATTATAAAATCTTTGGTTGATAAAGGTTATGCTTATGAATCAAATGGAGATGTATATTTCGAAGTAAAAAAATATAGAGATGGTTATGGAGAACTTTCAAAACAAAATATAGAAGATTTAGAAAGTGGAGCAAGAATAGATGTAAATGAAATTAAAAGAGATGCATTAGATTTTGCACTATGGAAGGCTTCAAAACCTAATGAACCAAGTTGGGATTCTCCTTGGGGAAAAGGTAGACCTGGTTGGCATATAGAATGTTCAGCTATGTCAAGAAAATACTTAGGAGATAGTTTTGATATACATGGAGGAGGCTTAGATTTAATATTCCCTCACCATGAAAATGAAAGAGCACAATCTAAATGTGGTTGTGGTGGGACTTTTGCTAGGTACTGGATGCACAATGGCTATATAAATATAAATGGGCAAAAGATGTCAAAATCATCTGGTTCTTTTGTACTTTTAAGAGATATTTTAAAATATTTTGAAGGTAGAGTTATAAGACTTTTCGTACTGGGTTCTCATTATAGAAAACCTATGGAATTCTCAGATACTGAGTTAAATCAAACTAAGTCTTCACTTGAAAGAATAGAAAATACTTTAAAAAGAATTAAAGAATTAGATAGAGAAAATATAAAAGGAATAGATGACTGTCAAGAACTTTTAGCAACTAAAAAAGAAATGGAAGCCAAGTTTATAGAAGCTATGGATGAAGATTTTAATACTGCTCAAGCCTTAGGACATATTTTTGAATTAGTAAAAGCAGTTAACAAAACTTTAGATGAAGTAAGTATTTCAGAAAAAGGTTTAGAAGTTATAGATGAAGTTTATTCTTATCTTGTTATGATAATACAAGATGTTTTAGGTGTTCAATTAAAGTTAGAAGTTGAAGTTAATAATATTTCAGCTGATTTAATTGAGTTAATACTTGAGCTTAGAAGAAATGCAAGAGAAGAAAAAAACTGGATATTATCTGATAAAATAAGAGATAGACTTTTAGAATTAGGTATAAAAATTAAAGATGGAAAGGATAAAACTACATGGACAATGTAG
- a CDS encoding Mini-ribonuclease 3-like protein, producing the protein MDNVDFSKDIRDYSGLELAFLGDAIWELEIRKYYLQFGYNILTLNKYVKAKVNAKYQSLIYKKIINDLDEEFKVIGKRAKNSNIKTFPRSCTVMEYKEATALEAIVGAMYLLKKEEEIKKIINIVIKGE; encoded by the coding sequence ATGGACAATGTAGATTTTTCAAAGGATATAAGAGATTACAGTGGACTTGAATTAGCATTTTTAGGAGATGCTATTTGGGAACTAGAGATAAGAAAATATTATTTACAATTTGGTTATAATATTCTAACTTTAAATAAATATGTTAAAGCTAAGGTAAATGCAAAATATCAAAGTCTGATTTATAAGAAAATTATAAATGATTTAGATGAAGAATTTAAAGTTATAGGGAAAAGAGCTAAAAATAGTAATATAAAAACCTTTCCAAGAAGTTGTACAGTGATGGAGTATAAGGAAGCAACAGCTTTAGAGGCTATTGTTGGAGCAATGTATTTATTAAAAAAAGAAGAAGAGATAAAAAAAATTATAAATATAGTTATAAAGGGAGAATAG
- the ispD gene encoding 2-C-methyl-D-erythritol 4-phosphate cytidylyltransferase, protein MYSGNSEIKKKVTFILAAAGQGKRMNLNSPKQFLDYKGEPLFYSSLKLAFENKNINDIIIVTNKENLNFMVKYCQDKNLFSKVKYIVEGGSERQYSIYNAIKKIEDTDIVIIQDAARPFLKDKYIEESIKILDNDCDGAIIGVKCKDTVKIINENGIVVETPNRNSLIMVHTPQTFNFEILKKAHQIAEEKNILATDDASLVEMISGKIKIIYGDYDNIKITVQEDLKFLK, encoded by the coding sequence ATGTACAGTGGTAACTCTGAAATAAAAAAGAAAGTTACTTTTATTCTAGCAGCAGCAGGTCAAGGAAAAAGGATGAATTTAAACTCACCTAAACAATTTTTAGACTACAAAGGAGAACCACTTTTTTACTCATCTTTAAAACTTGCATTTGAAAATAAAAATATTAATGATATTATTATAGTAACTAATAAAGAAAATTTAAATTTTATGGTAAAATATTGTCAAGACAAAAATTTATTTTCAAAAGTCAAATATATAGTTGAAGGTGGAAGTGAAAGACAGTATTCTATCTATAATGCTATAAAAAAAATAGAAGATACAGATATTGTAATAATTCAAGATGCAGCAAGACCTTTTTTAAAAGATAAATATATAGAAGAAAGTATAAAAATTTTAGATAATGATTGTGATGGAGCAATTATTGGTGTAAAATGTAAAGATACGGTCAAGATTATTAATGAAAATGGAATAGTAGTAGAAACACCAAATAGAAATAGTTTAATAATGGTTCATACACCACAGACTTTTAATTTTGAAATTTTAAAGAAGGCACATCAAATAGCTGAAGAAAAAAATATATTGGCTACTGATGACGCAAGTTTAGTGGAGATGATTTCTGGAAAAATTAAAATTATTTATGGAGATTATGATAATATTAAGATTACGGTACAAGAGGATTTAAAGTTTTTAAAATAA
- a CDS encoding GIY-YIG nuclease family protein: protein MNYYLYMLRCEDDSVYTGTAKDYLKRYEEHLSGKGAKYTKAHKVVNIERVFLCDSKSIACSLEYEIKKYTKKKKESVISKPDDFIKEIENNREIKIKKIFKKKIKKSLT, encoded by the coding sequence ATGAATTATTATTTGTATATGTTAAGATGTGAAGATGATAGTGTTTATACTGGTACTGCAAAAGACTATTTAAAGAGATATGAAGAGCATTTAAGTGGTAAAGGTGCAAAATATACAAAAGCTCATAAGGTTGTAAATATTGAAAGAGTCTTTTTATGTGATTCAAAATCAATAGCATGTAGTTTAGAATATGAAATAAAAAAATATACAAAAAAGAAAAAAGAGAGTGTAATAAGTAAGCCAGATGACTTTATAAAAGAGATTGAAAATAATAGAGAAATAAAAATAAAAAAAATTTTTAAAAAAAAAATAAAAAAAAGTTTGACATAA
- a CDS encoding ISL3 family transposase has protein sequence MISLSLANFIKTILNIQDDNISFPEEDYCQIIQKGNYVIKVFKGFIKSSYCSCPHCNSKNIVKNGSRERNIKFIPFQNYNIELNLSIQRHICKDCKKTFSPSTSIAKDNSNISNNLKYTIAQELQENISLTFIAKKYNLSISSVQRIMDECYSDFKVNKDHLPETMCIDEFKSVKNIDGAMSFVFADYQTKNIIDIVEDRRLNSLTEYFSRFSLEARNNVKYICMDMYSPYISLVKSIFPESEIVLDKFHIVNLVSRAFNQTRISIMNSLKDDSLKRKLKLFWKLLQKYYPDLCQEPYYCPSFKYKLSTKKKVDYLLEKSPELDVNFNIYQDILQAIRHNNFKRFENIVKKNLAKKEKVSKQMLTALKTLKKYMKYIENMFKSNITNGLIEGLNNKIKSIKRTAFGYSNFSNFKKRILIQAGIISISA, from the coding sequence GTGATTTCATTGTCTCTAGCTAATTTTATCAAAACTATCTTAAATATTCAAGATGATAATATTTCTTTTCCAGAAGAAGATTATTGTCAGATTATTCAAAAAGGTAATTATGTAATTAAAGTTTTTAAAGGTTTTATTAAATCTAGTTATTGTTCTTGTCCTCATTGTAATTCTAAAAATATTGTTAAAAATGGTTCTAGGGAACGTAATATTAAATTTATTCCTTTTCAAAATTACAATATTGAACTTAATCTTAGTATACAAAGGCATATCTGCAAAGATTGTAAAAAAACTTTTTCTCCTTCTACTAGTATTGCTAAAGATAATTCTAATATTTCTAATAACCTTAAATACACTATTGCGCAAGAACTTCAAGAAAATATTTCTCTTACTTTTATTGCTAAGAAGTACAATCTTTCTATTTCTTCAGTTCAAAGAATTATGGATGAGTGTTACTCTGATTTTAAGGTTAATAAAGACCATTTACCTGAAACTATGTGTATTGACGAGTTTAAATCAGTTAAAAATATTGATGGCGCTATGTCTTTTGTTTTTGCTGATTATCAAACTAAAAATATTATTGATATTGTTGAAGATAGAAGATTAAATTCCTTGACAGAATATTTTTCAAGATTTTCACTTGAAGCTAGGAATAATGTAAAATATATCTGTATGGATATGTATTCTCCATATATTAGTTTAGTAAAATCTATTTTTCCTGAGTCTGAGATAGTATTAGATAAATTTCATATTGTTAATCTAGTTAGTAGAGCATTTAACCAAACTAGAATATCCATAATGAATTCCCTTAAAGATGATTCATTAAAAAGAAAATTAAAACTATTTTGGAAGTTACTCCAAAAATATTATCCTGACCTTTGTCAAGAACCATATTATTGTCCAAGCTTTAAATACAAACTTAGCACTAAGAAAAAAGTGGACTATCTTCTAGAAAAAAGTCCTGAATTAGATGTTAATTTTAATATATATCAAGATATTCTTCAAGCAATAAGACATAATAATTTTAAAAGATTTGAAAATATTGTAAAGAAAAATCTAGCCAAAAAGGAGAAAGTATCTAAACAAATGCTTACAGCTTTAAAGACTTTAAAAAAATATATGAAATATATTGAAAATATGTTTAAATCAAACATTACAAATGGGTTGATAGAAGGTTTAAACAATAAAATTAAGTCAATAAAGAGAACAGCATTTGGATATTCAAATTTTAGTAATTTTAAAAAGCGCATATTAATTCAAGCAGGAATTATATCAATTAGTGCTTAA
- a CDS encoding ATPase produces the protein MLDEFLKNELSFNRESGTYLFYGDDLEKNYNIALEFSAELFSKNIENEIEKNKIIDKTLRNLYSDLMVVDTLNIDTVRDIIKKSYTSSHEGGAKVFILKNIQDIRKESANAMLKLIEEPTKDNFFILISKRLNILSTIKSRSIIYRIRKSTPEELGVDKYVYNFFLGFSNDIEKYKEKEIDLMLEKSYIVIGGILKEYEKEKNIEVKIDLYKCLRNFVQESSNLKKYEKIKFAEDIYMNASKESVNLIVEYLINLVKRDKNLKEKLEYKRMLRYPINIKLLLINLVMSI, from the coding sequence ATGTTAGATGAATTTCTAAAAAATGAGTTATCATTTAATAGAGAATCTGGAACTTACTTATTTTATGGAGATGATTTAGAGAAAAATTATAATATAGCTTTAGAGTTTTCTGCTGAATTATTTTCAAAAAATATAGAAAATGAAATTGAAAAAAATAAAATAATAGATAAAACTTTAAGAAATTTATACAGTGACTTAATGGTAGTTGATACCTTAAATATTGATACTGTAAGAGATATAATAAAAAAAAGTTATACTAGCTCTCATGAAGGAGGAGCTAAGGTTTTTATATTAAAAAATATTCAAGATATAAGAAAAGAAAGTGCAAATGCTATGTTAAAGCTTATAGAAGAACCAACTAAAGATAACTTTTTTATATTGATTTCTAAAAGATTAAACATACTTTCTACAATAAAATCAAGATCTATTATTTATAGAATTAGAAAATCAACCCCTGAGGAATTAGGAGTTGATAAGTATGTTTATAATTTTTTCTTAGGTTTTTCAAATGACATAGAAAAATATAAGGAAAAAGAAATAGACTTAATGCTTGAAAAATCATATATAGTTATTGGTGGAATTTTAAAAGAGTATGAAAAAGAAAAAAATATAGAAGTGAAAATAGATTTGTATAAGTGCTTAAGAAACTTTGTTCAAGAGTCTTCAAATCTAAAAAAATATGAGAAAATTAAGTTTGCAGAAGATATTTATATGAATGCTAGTAAAGAAAGTGTAAATTTGATTGTAGAATATCTTATAAATCTTGTAAAAAGAGATAAAAATTTAAAAGAAAAATTAGAATATAAAAGAATGCTAAGATATCCTATAAATATAAAATTACTATTAATTAACTTGGTTATGAGTATTTAA
- a CDS encoding rod shape-determining protein — MGLFNFRANRSIGIDLGTANTLVYSKKHKKIVLNEPSVVAVEKETKRVLAVGNEAKEMLGKTPDTIVAVRPLSEGVIADYDITEAMIKYFIKKIFGTYSFFMPEIMICVPIDVTGVEKRAVLEAAISAGAKKAYLIEEARAAALGSGMDITVPEGNMIIDIGGGSTDVAIISLGGTVVSKTIRVAGNNFDNDIIKYVKKTYNLLIGDRTAEEIKMKIGTALPLEEEESMEVKGRDLLMGLPKVVTMTSEEVREAIKDSLDQILQCIRTVLEKTPPELASDIVDKGMIMTGGGSLIRNFPEMITKYTNLKVNLADNPLESVVIGAGLALDQIDYLRKIEKAER, encoded by the coding sequence ATGGGACTTTTTAATTTTAGAGCAAACAGAAGTATAGGAATTGATTTAGGAACAGCAAACACATTGGTTTACAGCAAAAAGCATAAAAAAATTGTTTTAAATGAACCTTCTGTTGTTGCAGTGGAAAAAGAGACAAAAAGAGTATTGGCAGTTGGAAATGAGGCCAAAGAAATGCTCGGAAAAACTCCTGATACAATAGTTGCAGTAAGACCTTTAAGTGAAGGAGTAATTGCTGATTATGATATAACAGAAGCAATGATAAAATATTTTATTAAAAAGATATTTGGAACATATAGTTTTTTTATGCCAGAAATTATGATTTGTGTACCTATTGATGTAACAGGTGTAGAAAAAAGAGCAGTTTTAGAAGCTGCAATTTCAGCAGGAGCTAAAAAAGCTTATTTAATAGAAGAAGCAAGAGCGGCTGCCTTAGGTTCTGGTATGGATATAACAGTACCAGAAGGAAATATGATAATAGATATTGGTGGAGGTTCTACTGATGTGGCTATTATATCTCTTGGAGGAACAGTTGTAAGTAAAACTATAAGAGTTGCTGGAAATAACTTTGATAATGATATCATAAAATATGTAAAGAAAACATATAATCTTTTAATTGGAGATAGAACAGCAGAAGAAATTAAAATGAAAATAGGAACAGCTTTACCATTAGAAGAAGAAGAAAGTATGGAAGTTAAAGGTAGAGACCTATTGATGGGATTACCTAAAGTTGTTACAATGACTTCTGAGGAAGTAAGAGAAGCTATTAAGGATTCTTTAGATCAAATATTACAATGTATAAGAACAGTTTTAGAAAAAACTCCACCTGAATTAGCATCTGATATAGTTGATAAAGGTATGATAATGACAGGAGGAGGTTCTCTAATTAGAAATTTCCCAGAAATGATAACTAAATATACAAATCTAAAAGTAAATCTAGCTGATAATCCTTTAGAAAGTGTTGTAATAGGAGCAGGTTTAGCACTTGATCAAATAGATTATCTTAGAAAGATAGAAAAGGCTGAAAGATAA